One Halobacterium zhouii genomic region harbors:
- a CDS encoding 2-oxoacid:ferredoxin oxidoreductase subunit beta: MSSENVRFTDFKSDKQPTWCPGCGDFGTMNGMMKALAQTGNSPDDTFVVAGIGCSGKIGTYMRSYALHGVHGRALPVGTGVKLANPDLEVMVAGGDGDGYSIGAGHFIHAVRRNVDITYVVMDNRIYGLTKGQASPTSRPDFETSTTPEGSKQQPVNPLALSLAAGGSFIAQSFSSDAMRHTEIVQEAIEHDGFSLVNTFSPCVTFNDVDTYDYFRDSLVDLSEDDDYDRHDYDQAKDAILDADKEYMGVLYQNDDSVPYHEAHGVTENMADIPDGAPDGATDLVREFY; the protein is encoded by the coding sequence ATGAGCTCAGAGAACGTCCGATTCACCGACTTCAAGTCCGACAAACAACCCACGTGGTGTCCCGGCTGTGGGGACTTCGGCACGATGAACGGCATGATGAAAGCACTCGCCCAAACCGGCAACTCCCCGGACGACACGTTCGTCGTCGCGGGCATCGGTTGCTCCGGGAAGATCGGGACGTACATGCGCTCGTACGCGCTCCACGGCGTCCACGGTCGCGCGCTCCCGGTCGGCACCGGCGTCAAACTCGCCAACCCCGACCTCGAAGTGATGGTCGCTGGCGGCGACGGCGACGGCTACTCCATCGGCGCCGGCCACTTCATCCACGCCGTTCGCCGGAACGTCGACATCACGTACGTCGTCATGGACAACCGCATCTACGGCCTCACCAAGGGGCAGGCCTCCCCGACCAGTCGGCCCGACTTCGAGACGTCCACGACGCCCGAAGGGTCCAAGCAACAGCCCGTCAACCCGCTCGCGCTCTCGCTCGCCGCAGGCGGGTCGTTCATCGCACAGAGTTTCTCCTCGGACGCGATGCGCCACACGGAAATCGTCCAGGAAGCCATCGAACACGACGGCTTCAGCCTCGTGAACACGTTCAGCCCGTGTGTCACGTTCAACGACGTCGACACCTACGACTACTTCCGGGACAGCCTCGTCGACCTCTCCGAGGACGACGACTACGACCGCCACGACTACGACCAGGCCAAGGACGCCATCCTCGACGCCGACAAGGAGTACATGGGCGTCCTCTACCAGAACGACGACTCCGTGCCCTACCACGAAGCCCACGGCGTCACCGAGAACATGGCCGACATCCCGGACGGCGCCCCCGACGGGGCGACGGACCTCGTTCGAGAGTTCTACTAG
- a CDS encoding 2'-5' RNA ligase family protein, producing the protein MPGFWRERDGMTLETTTDADVEERDVDRHLVFLARVTDDAVQESLRPTLDDLSGFDCLATVPERYLHVTVTLAGNVGSDRRFSPADEERIAADAREAFAGVDSFEVSFPRLDLFPSVVFAAVADGGAFADLNDRACGIDGVEVHDRDEGFVPHATLAQFRSDQEYDELLSWLEDDRTLSAPSMRVTEVELIAVAKNSRFPRFETVERYPLAE; encoded by the coding sequence GTGCCCGGGTTCTGGAGAGAACGCGACGGGATGACACTGGAGACGACGACGGACGCGGACGTCGAGGAGCGAGACGTAGACCGTCACCTCGTCTTCCTCGCGCGCGTCACCGACGACGCGGTCCAGGAGTCGCTCCGTCCGACGCTCGACGACCTTTCGGGATTCGACTGTCTCGCAACCGTCCCCGAGCGATATCTCCACGTGACAGTGACGCTCGCGGGGAACGTCGGGAGCGACCGACGGTTCTCGCCCGCGGACGAGGAGCGCATCGCCGCGGATGCACGCGAGGCGTTCGCGGGCGTCGACTCCTTCGAGGTGTCGTTCCCGCGGCTCGACCTCTTCCCGAGCGTCGTGTTCGCGGCGGTGGCCGACGGCGGCGCGTTCGCCGACCTGAACGACCGGGCGTGTGGCATCGACGGCGTGGAGGTCCACGACCGCGACGAAGGGTTCGTCCCGCACGCGACGCTCGCGCAGTTCCGGAGCGACCAGGAATACGACGAACTCCTCAGTTGGCTGGAGGACGACCGAACGCTGTCGGCGCCGTCGATGCGCGTCACCGAAGTCGAACTCATCGCAGTTGCGAAAAACTCGCGGTTCCCGCGCTTCGAGACGGTTGAGCGCTACCCGCTCGCGGAGTGA
- the mnhG gene encoding monovalent cation/H(+) antiporter subunit G, with protein sequence MTPTELLTAGLVVVGSFFLLVGTVGLLRLPDVYNRMHATSKATTLGAASMFLAGYVRFGPGNMGLPSLVGIVFLFLTAPTGAHMISRSAHKMGIDFYGSATWPAEDDEE encoded by the coding sequence ATGACGCCGACCGAACTGCTCACCGCCGGACTCGTCGTCGTCGGGAGTTTCTTCCTGCTCGTCGGCACGGTGGGACTGCTCCGCCTGCCGGACGTGTACAACCGCATGCACGCTACGTCGAAAGCGACGACGCTCGGCGCGGCCTCGATGTTCCTCGCGGGCTACGTCCGCTTCGGCCCCGGAAACATGGGACTGCCGTCGCTCGTCGGTATCGTCTTCCTGTTCCTCACGGCGCCGACCGGCGCACACATGATCTCGCGGTCGGCGCACAAGATGGGCATCGACTTCTACGGCAGCGCGACCTGGCCGGCCGAAGACGACGAGGAGTGA
- a CDS encoding monovalent cation/H+ antiporter complex subunit F produces MSNVLDLVTMGGLVLASFLTLLCGYRVIRGPTVPDRVVALDTIATNVVAIAILFAISTGESLYITVALVLAIIGFISTVTVAKYVVEGDIIQ; encoded by the coding sequence ATGAGTAACGTCCTCGACCTCGTCACCATGGGCGGCCTCGTGCTCGCGAGTTTCCTCACGCTGCTGTGTGGCTACCGCGTCATCCGCGGGCCGACGGTGCCCGACCGCGTGGTCGCACTCGACACCATCGCGACGAACGTGGTCGCCATCGCCATCCTGTTCGCCATCAGTACTGGCGAGAGCCTCTACATCACCGTGGCGCTAGTGCTCGCCATCATCGGATTCATCAGCACCGTCACCGTCGCCAAGTACGTCGTGGAGGGGGACATCATCCAATGA
- a CDS encoding Na+/H+ antiporter subunit E: MRRWPLVALTLAVLWLFVRGVDLTLRNVAQELLIGLVLGFAVAALFRRLFSGRMDLGRALRATPYVALYFVVFVWDLVTANVDVAARVLAPSMPIDPDVVEIPLRVETPFAITTIANSITLTPGTLTMDYDDDTNTLFVHAMNAPDRDAIIDPIRRWEEYALVIFDEERKPGDPVPEPRSDGDPESGGESDE; encoded by the coding sequence GTGCGCCGCTGGCCGCTGGTCGCGCTCACGCTCGCGGTGCTGTGGCTGTTCGTGCGCGGCGTCGATCTGACGCTCCGGAACGTCGCCCAGGAACTGCTCATCGGCCTCGTGCTCGGGTTCGCCGTCGCCGCGCTGTTCCGGCGGCTGTTCTCCGGCCGAATGGACCTCGGGCGCGCGCTCCGCGCGACCCCGTACGTGGCGCTGTACTTCGTGGTGTTCGTCTGGGACCTCGTCACCGCGAACGTCGACGTCGCCGCGCGCGTGCTCGCGCCGAGCATGCCCATCGACCCCGACGTCGTGGAGATTCCGCTTCGCGTCGAGACGCCCTTTGCCATCACCACCATCGCCAACAGCATCACGCTCACGCCAGGCACGCTCACCATGGACTACGACGACGACACCAACACGCTGTTCGTGCACGCCATGAACGCCCCCGACCGCGACGCCATCATCGACCCGATCCGTCGCTGGGAGGAGTACGCGCTCGTCATCTTCGACGAAGAGCGCAAACCCGGCGACCCCGTTCCCGAACCGAGAAGCGATGGGGATCCGGAGTCCGGGGGTGAGAGCGATGAGTAA
- a CDS encoding complex I subunit 5 family protein: MTQHVVVAPLLIALSTAIICLLARRSLRVQRAVSVVGVFAYAGAVGLLVLRVLPDATLTYNVGGWPAPFAIVAVADALSVFMLCLAAVLAVPSLLFSLRYVGDFGEQLTYHPLFHFMLAGVTGAFLTSDIFNLFVWFEVLLMASYVLVVFYGNAEQTRVTLRYLVLNLVGSAVMLLAIGGIYATTGTLNMADLAVRIANPAEYGVSLAPVLGLSMLLFTVFAVKAGIAPFQWWVPATYRAAPAPVTAMLAGVVKKVGVYALIRLYFTVFAAAEFDALAGLPWGDGSALAYFGPVVLAMAALSIGFGGLGAIGQDTIEGLLAYSSIGQVGFIVLPLAVGALVTPELVPGVRHLAIVASLVYALNHTLSKGLLFLVAGTIRDATGTTRFSELGGVAREQPVVAGAFLVGGLGLVGVPPLSGFFGKLLVFQSAVNANAWLPLALALGGAILTVAYVSRAWNRGFWGDPSPAVETAAPTDRVQVGLVVALALAVILVGVGFQPVFEFAGHAADAALDRGQYVDAVLPDGGAASGGGHA, translated from the coding sequence ATGACCCAGCACGTCGTCGTCGCACCGCTCCTGATCGCGCTCTCGACGGCCATCATCTGCCTGCTCGCGCGCCGCAGCCTCCGCGTGCAGCGGGCAGTGAGCGTCGTCGGCGTCTTCGCGTACGCCGGCGCAGTCGGCCTGCTCGTGCTCCGCGTGCTCCCCGACGCCACGCTCACGTACAACGTCGGCGGGTGGCCCGCGCCGTTCGCCATCGTCGCCGTCGCCGACGCGCTCTCAGTGTTCATGCTGTGTCTCGCCGCCGTGCTCGCCGTCCCGTCGCTGCTGTTCAGTCTCAGGTACGTCGGCGACTTCGGCGAGCAACTCACCTACCACCCGCTGTTCCACTTCATGCTCGCGGGCGTCACCGGCGCGTTCCTCACCAGCGACATCTTCAACCTGTTCGTCTGGTTCGAGGTGCTGTTGATGGCGAGTTACGTGCTCGTCGTGTTCTACGGGAACGCCGAGCAGACCCGCGTGACGCTGCGCTACCTCGTGCTCAACCTCGTCGGGAGCGCGGTGATGTTGCTCGCCATCGGCGGCATCTACGCCACCACGGGCACGCTCAACATGGCCGACCTGGCGGTGCGCATCGCCAACCCCGCCGAGTACGGCGTCTCGCTCGCGCCCGTCCTGGGCCTCTCGATGCTCCTGTTCACCGTGTTCGCGGTGAAGGCCGGCATCGCGCCGTTCCAGTGGTGGGTGCCCGCCACGTATCGCGCCGCCCCCGCGCCCGTCACGGCGATGCTCGCGGGCGTCGTGAAGAAGGTCGGCGTCTACGCGCTGATACGGCTCTACTTCACGGTGTTCGCCGCGGCGGAGTTCGACGCGCTCGCCGGACTCCCGTGGGGTGACGGCTCCGCGCTCGCGTACTTCGGTCCCGTCGTTCTCGCGATGGCCGCGCTCAGCATCGGCTTCGGCGGCCTCGGCGCCATCGGCCAGGACACCATCGAGGGGCTGCTGGCGTACTCCTCCATCGGCCAGGTCGGGTTCATCGTGTTGCCCCTCGCGGTCGGCGCGCTCGTCACTCCCGAACTCGTTCCCGGCGTCCGCCACCTCGCCATCGTCGCGTCGCTCGTGTACGCGCTGAACCACACGCTCTCGAAGGGACTGCTGTTCCTGGTCGCTGGCACCATCCGGGACGCCACGGGAACCACCCGATTCAGCGAACTCGGCGGTGTGGCCCGCGAACAACCCGTCGTCGCGGGCGCGTTCCTCGTCGGCGGCCTCGGCCTCGTCGGCGTCCCGCCGCTCTCCGGGTTCTTCGGGAAACTGCTGGTCTTCCAGTCCGCGGTCAACGCGAACGCCTGGCTCCCGCTCGCGCTCGCACTCGGCGGCGCGATTCTCACCGTCGCGTACGTCTCCCGCGCGTGGAACCGCGGCTTCTGGGGTGACCCCTCCCCCGCCGTCGAGACCGCGGCGCCGACCGACCGCGTGCAGGTCGGTCTCGTCGTGGCGCTCGCGCTCGCGGTGATACTCGTCGGTGTCGGCTTCCAGCCCGTCTTCGAGTTCGCCGGGCACGCCGCCGACGCCGCACTCGACCGCGGGCAGTACGTCGACGCCGTCCTCCCGGACGGCGGCGCGGCGAGCGGAGGTGGGCACGCGTGA
- a CDS encoding sodium:proton antiporter, which yields MTAAQSAAWTAATAIAQSAAAGPELVLAVTLGVLFALGTFLVLRRDVVRVVWGITIISQSANVYLVTMGDITGGVPILEKAGHHAAPHGPITDPLPQALVLTAIVIGFASTAFALVLTYRVYEEHGTIDADELADAGEVVR from the coding sequence ATGACGGCCGCTCAGTCGGCCGCCTGGACTGCAGCCACCGCCATCGCGCAGTCCGCTGCCGCGGGTCCCGAACTCGTACTCGCCGTGACACTCGGCGTGCTGTTCGCGCTCGGCACGTTCCTCGTGTTGCGCCGCGACGTCGTGCGCGTCGTCTGGGGAATCACCATCATCAGTCAGTCAGCGAACGTCTACCTCGTCACGATGGGCGACATCACGGGCGGCGTTCCGATTCTCGAGAAGGCCGGCCACCACGCCGCCCCGCACGGCCCCATCACGGACCCACTCCCGCAGGCGCTCGTGCTCACCGCCATCGTCATCGGCTTCGCGTCGACGGCGTTCGCGCTCGTGCTCACGTACCGCGTCTACGAGGAACACGGCACCATCGACGCCGACGAACTCGCCGACGCTGGAGAGGTGGTCCGATGA
- a CDS encoding MnhB domain-containing protein gives MRTVTRVTVPIIILVSVALFLQGHNQPGGGFIAGVLTSTAFALVYIAYGPEFLENDILGRDVDTAIEHLRHGVVADYRRLYAAGLTLAAGSGLAAVLYGYLYTDSGIPFMSQSYTFVHLPLYGELEVASALAFDLGVYAVVVGAVLTILSVVGVE, from the coding sequence ATGCGGACCGTGACCCGCGTGACCGTCCCCATCATCATCCTGGTCTCCGTGGCGCTGTTCCTGCAGGGCCACAACCAGCCGGGTGGCGGATTCATCGCGGGCGTGCTCACGTCGACTGCGTTCGCGCTGGTCTACATCGCGTACGGCCCCGAGTTCCTCGAGAACGACATCCTCGGCCGCGACGTCGACACCGCCATCGAGCACCTCCGGCACGGCGTCGTCGCCGACTACCGGCGGTTGTACGCCGCCGGCCTCACGCTCGCGGCGGGCAGCGGTCTCGCCGCGGTACTGTACGGCTACCTCTACACCGACTCCGGAATCCCGTTCATGTCCCAGAGCTACACCTTCGTCCACCTGCCGCTGTACGGCGAACTGGAAGTGGCGAGCGCGCTCGCCTTCGACCTCGGCGTCTACGCCGTGGTCGTCGGCGCGGTGCTCACGATCCTCTCGGTGGTGGGGGTCGAATGA
- the mbhE gene encoding hydrogen gas-evolving membrane-bound hydrogenase subunit E — MQPNPDSVAVVTLVALPFLAAAATPLVFRWLGERTAYYAATVALACFGLTASQYGATGTVSYAWVPAMDVSVRFYVDGLALLVGFLASGIGVLVFTYSAGYMHGEPGQAKYYTTLLAFLGSMLGVAFAADLLALYVFWELTSIASFILIGHYTGERSSRYAARKSMLITVGGGLFMLAGFLLVWSATGTFDLHALVTQPEQYRAMLRDAGLLLPAVALIGVGAAAKSAQVPLHIWLPNAMEAPTPVSAFLHSATMVKAGVYLVGRFRPFLLTDEWTLLFTVLGLLTMTVAAVLAVASTDIKELLAYSTASHLGLIVAGFGFASIYGAETGAFHILNHALFKAPLFLVAGIIAHEAGTRRIADLGGLADDLPITAAVAVVASLGMAGVPPFNGFYSKELLFESAWHAAEHAGGLAWLYPVVAVLGSVFTFLYSIRFLMLFFGEKPDALSHVHRPPASMWAPAALLGALAGLVGLGGVLATLGVAPAPIDHFVATVVGSVAAESVHGFHYYVPTHLTPAFAMSLVTIALGVVAYPFYGAIHDGVNALLAAVPPLRANWWYDSAVFGANPASVTVTDTVQNGLLRTYATWTLGAAVALTLGGYVLANVAPAVDTVTLVSAPIVLVLLVAVVAAFAVSIAPSHIAGVLTLSILGFMVAIFYILASAPDLALTQLVVETLTLVIFVLVLDRLPAFYGEIKRSRALRDGVLSVLVGATVTLTVLVTTRATPDKSIMEYYVSESIPQGGGGNIVNVILVDFRGFDTLGEISVIAMAALSVLTLIGMRERGEAS, encoded by the coding sequence GTGCAACCGAATCCGGACTCCGTGGCAGTGGTGACGCTTGTCGCCCTGCCATTTCTCGCCGCCGCCGCCACGCCACTGGTGTTCCGGTGGCTCGGCGAACGGACGGCGTACTACGCCGCCACCGTGGCGCTCGCGTGCTTCGGGCTGACCGCGAGCCAGTACGGCGCCACCGGCACCGTCTCGTACGCGTGGGTGCCCGCGATGGACGTCTCGGTGCGGTTCTACGTCGACGGCCTCGCGCTTCTCGTCGGCTTCCTCGCGAGCGGCATCGGCGTCCTCGTGTTCACGTACTCCGCGGGCTACATGCACGGCGAACCAGGACAGGCGAAGTACTACACGACGCTGCTCGCGTTCCTCGGGTCGATGCTCGGCGTCGCGTTCGCCGCCGACCTGCTCGCGCTGTACGTGTTCTGGGAACTCACGAGTATCGCGTCGTTCATCCTCATCGGCCACTACACCGGCGAGCGCTCCTCGCGGTACGCCGCGCGAAAGTCGATGCTCATCACCGTCGGCGGTGGCCTGTTCATGCTCGCCGGCTTCCTGCTCGTGTGGAGTGCGACGGGCACCTTCGACCTCCACGCGCTCGTCACGCAACCCGAGCAGTACCGGGCGATGCTGCGGGACGCCGGCCTCCTGTTGCCCGCCGTCGCGCTCATCGGCGTCGGCGCAGCGGCCAAGTCCGCCCAGGTCCCACTCCACATCTGGCTGCCGAACGCGATGGAGGCGCCGACACCTGTCTCCGCGTTCCTCCACTCCGCGACGATGGTGAAAGCTGGCGTCTACCTCGTGGGGCGCTTCCGCCCGTTCCTGCTCACCGACGAGTGGACGCTGCTGTTCACTGTTCTCGGCCTGCTGACGATGACCGTCGCCGCCGTCCTCGCGGTGGCCTCGACGGACATCAAGGAACTGCTCGCGTACTCCACGGCGAGCCACCTCGGCCTCATCGTCGCCGGGTTCGGCTTCGCCTCCATCTACGGCGCCGAAACCGGCGCGTTCCACATCCTGAACCACGCGCTGTTCAAGGCGCCGCTGTTCCTGGTCGCCGGCATCATCGCCCACGAGGCCGGCACCAGGCGCATCGCAGACCTCGGCGGACTCGCTGACGACCTGCCCATCACCGCCGCGGTCGCCGTCGTCGCCAGCCTCGGAATGGCGGGCGTGCCGCCGTTCAACGGCTTCTACTCGAAGGAACTACTGTTCGAATCGGCGTGGCACGCCGCCGAACACGCGGGCGGTCTCGCGTGGCTCTACCCCGTCGTCGCGGTGCTCGGGAGCGTGTTCACGTTCCTCTACTCGATCCGCTTCCTGATGCTGTTCTTCGGCGAGAAACCCGACGCGCTCTCCCACGTCCACCGCCCGCCCGCGTCGATGTGGGCGCCAGCCGCGTTACTCGGGGCTCTCGCCGGCCTCGTCGGCCTCGGCGGCGTGCTCGCGACGCTCGGCGTCGCGCCCGCTCCCATCGACCACTTCGTCGCCACCGTCGTCGGCAGCGTCGCCGCCGAGTCGGTCCACGGCTTCCACTACTACGTGCCGACGCACCTCACGCCGGCGTTCGCGATGAGCCTCGTCACCATCGCGCTCGGCGTCGTCGCGTACCCGTTCTACGGCGCCATCCACGACGGCGTGAACGCGCTCCTCGCGGCCGTCCCGCCGCTGCGCGCGAACTGGTGGTACGACAGTGCAGTGTTCGGCGCGAACCCCGCGAGCGTGACCGTCACCGACACCGTCCAGAACGGGCTGCTCCGGACGTACGCCACCTGGACGCTGGGCGCGGCGGTCGCGCTCACGCTCGGCGGCTACGTGCTCGCGAACGTCGCGCCCGCCGTCGACACGGTGACGCTCGTCTCCGCCCCCATCGTGCTGGTGTTGCTGGTCGCCGTCGTCGCGGCGTTCGCGGTGAGCATCGCGCCCTCCCACATCGCTGGCGTGCTCACGCTCTCCATCCTCGGATTCATGGTCGCCATCTTCTACATTCTCGCGAGCGCGCCCGACCTCGCACTCACACAACTGGTGGTGGAGACGCTCACGCTCGTCATCTTCGTGCTCGTGCTCGACCGCCTGCCCGCGTTCTACGGCGAGATCAAGCGCTCGCGGGCGCTCAGGGACGGCGTGCTCTCCGTGCTCGTCGGTGCGACGGTGACACTCACCGTCCTCGTGACGACGCGGGCCACACCGGACAAATCCATCATGGAGTACTACGTCAGCGAATCCATCCCCCAGGGCGGCGGCGGAAACATCGTGAACGTCATCCTCGTCGACTTCCGTGGCTTCGACACGCTCGGCGAGATCTCGGTCATCGCGATGGCCGCGCTCTCCGTGTTGACACTCATCGGGATGCGCGAACGGGGTGAGGCGTCGTGA
- the hpt gene encoding hypoxanthine/guanine phosphoribosyltransferase has protein sequence MDRLKQSLLDAPIIEKDGYHYFVHPVSDGVPTLEPALLREIAIRIIRKAELEDVDKIVTPAAMGIHISTAISLMTDVPLVVIRKREYGLEGEVSLSQQTGYSENEMYINDVHEGDRVLVLDDVLSTGGTLRAITDALEHIGADVADVVAVIKKTGANELDDSDVDVKTLINVDVVDGEVVIVDEHGDG, from the coding sequence ATGGATAGGCTCAAGCAGTCCCTGCTCGACGCGCCGATCATCGAGAAGGACGGCTACCACTACTTCGTGCATCCCGTCAGCGACGGTGTCCCCACACTCGAACCCGCGCTCCTCCGCGAGATAGCGATCCGCATCATTCGGAAGGCGGAACTCGAGGACGTGGACAAGATCGTCACGCCTGCCGCGATGGGCATCCACATCTCCACCGCCATCTCGCTGATGACCGACGTTCCGCTGGTCGTCATCCGGAAGCGCGAGTACGGCCTCGAGGGCGAGGTGTCGCTCAGCCAGCAGACTGGCTACTCCGAGAACGAGATGTACATCAACGACGTCCACGAGGGCGACCGCGTGCTCGTCCTCGACGACGTGCTGTCGACGGGTGGCACGCTGCGAGCCATCACGGACGCGCTCGAGCACATCGGCGCGGACGTCGCGGACGTCGTCGCGGTCATCAAGAAGACCGGCGCGAACGAACTCGACGACAGCGACGTGGACGTGAAGACGCTCATCAACGTCGACGTCGTGGACGGCGAAGTCGTCATCGTCGACGAGCACGGCGACGGATAG
- a CDS encoding type 1 glutamine amidotransferase domain-containing protein, with the protein MPSALFVVSEEGYWGEECVEPLTTLDSEGYDVTVATPSGSPPVIDDVSIDPDEVGEETAARVREVHESDDRLNDPEPIARVDAEEFDAVVFPGGHGTAWDINQDADARRLLRNTVAGDDGKALVVCHAAGILAFTRDESGDALIAGRDATGFPNEWEAEIVDDDDRMPNGRKLPYLVEDEVIEAGGNWDAELDSDTSVTVDGDLITGRGPESSAAAADTLLEELEG; encoded by the coding sequence ATGCCGTCCGCACTATTTGTCGTGAGCGAGGAAGGCTACTGGGGAGAAGAGTGCGTCGAACCACTGACGACCCTCGACAGCGAGGGGTACGACGTGACCGTGGCGACGCCGAGTGGCAGCCCGCCGGTCATTGACGATGTCTCGATCGACCCCGACGAGGTCGGCGAGGAGACCGCAGCGCGCGTTCGTGAGGTCCACGAATCCGACGACCGACTGAACGACCCGGAACCCATCGCACGCGTCGACGCCGAGGAGTTCGACGCGGTGGTGTTCCCGGGCGGCCACGGTACCGCGTGGGACATAAACCAGGACGCTGACGCGCGTCGACTGCTCCGCAACACCGTCGCGGGCGATGACGGGAAAGCGCTCGTGGTGTGTCACGCCGCCGGGATACTCGCGTTCACGCGCGACGAGAGCGGGGACGCACTGATCGCCGGCCGCGACGCCACCGGGTTCCCGAACGAGTGGGAGGCCGAGATCGTCGACGACGACGACCGGATGCCCAACGGTCGAAAGCTCCCGTACCTGGTCGAGGACGAGGTCATCGAAGCGGGCGGGAACTGGGACGCGGAACTCGACAGTGACACGAGCGTCACTGTCGACGGGGACCTGATCACGGGTCGCGGCCCGGAATCGTCCGCCGCTGCAGCCGACACACTGCTCGAGGAACTCGAGGGATAG
- a CDS encoding acyl-CoA dehydrogenase family protein, with translation MELLSEDIVPEYARDVKQEAREFAREHIEPNAEECFRAGEYPWEILEAGMDAGLVAQDIGEEYGGRGLDVVQMLAIAEEFYRADAGIALTLQLASFGAEMMEQYGTDEQKERFLRPVAENDQITGLAVSEPDVGSDLAGMETTAEKVDAEDGDDGSDGDGDYVLNGEKYWIGNGVEADWVTVYAKTGDTDDRYMNYSLFAVPTDTDGYHAEHIPEKMGMRASKQAHIVFDDCRVPAENLIGTEGGGFMMLADFFNHGRIVVGGHGLGLASAAIEEAWEFVHGREEFGRHVADFQAVQHGLADMRTEFEAARSLNYRAAEHVRDRENPGLWAAMAKVKSTETAVDCAERGMQFHGGRSILADRRIARVYRDVRIPVIYEGANEIQRNLIYRQSGEQ, from the coding sequence CTGGAGTTGCTCTCGGAGGACATCGTCCCGGAGTACGCGCGTGACGTGAAACAGGAGGCCCGCGAGTTCGCTCGCGAGCACATCGAGCCGAACGCCGAGGAGTGCTTCCGGGCGGGTGAGTACCCCTGGGAGATTCTGGAGGCGGGGATGGACGCCGGCCTCGTGGCCCAGGACATCGGCGAGGAGTACGGCGGGCGCGGCCTCGACGTCGTCCAGATGCTCGCGATCGCGGAGGAGTTCTACCGCGCGGACGCCGGCATCGCGCTGACGCTCCAGCTCGCGAGTTTCGGCGCGGAGATGATGGAGCAGTACGGCACCGACGAGCAGAAAGAACGATTCCTCCGGCCGGTCGCGGAAAACGACCAGATCACGGGGCTCGCGGTCTCCGAACCCGACGTCGGCTCCGACCTCGCGGGGATGGAGACCACTGCAGAGAAAGTCGACGCAGAGGACGGAGATGACGGGAGCGACGGGGACGGCGACTACGTCCTGAACGGTGAGAAGTACTGGATCGGGAACGGCGTCGAGGCGGACTGGGTGACGGTGTACGCGAAGACCGGGGACACCGACGACCGCTACATGAACTACTCGCTGTTCGCGGTGCCGACGGACACCGACGGCTATCACGCCGAGCACATCCCGGAGAAGATGGGCATGCGGGCGTCCAAGCAGGCACACATCGTCTTCGACGACTGCCGGGTCCCCGCGGAGAACCTCATCGGGACAGAGGGGGGCGGGTTCATGATGCTCGCCGACTTCTTCAACCACGGCCGCATCGTCGTGGGCGGGCACGGCCTCGGCCTCGCCAGCGCCGCCATCGAGGAGGCCTGGGAGTTCGTCCACGGGCGCGAGGAGTTCGGCCGCCACGTCGCGGACTTCCAGGCCGTCCAGCACGGCCTCGCGGACATGCGCACGGAGTTCGAGGCCGCCAGGTCGCTGAACTACCGCGCCGCCGAGCACGTCCGCGACCGCGAGAACCCGGGACTGTGGGCGGCGATGGCGAAGGTCAAATCCACGGAGACCGCCGTCGACTGCGCCGAGCGCGGGATGCAGTTCCACGGCGGCCGCTCGATCCTCGCAGACCGACGCATCGCGCGCGTCTACCGGGACGTCCGCATCCCGGTCATCTACGAGGGCGCGAACGAGATTCAGCGCAACCTCATCTACAGGCAAAGCGGCGAGCAGTAG